A genomic stretch from Longimicrobiaceae bacterium includes:
- a CDS encoding nitrilase-related carbon-nitrogen hydrolase yields the protein MKLIKVAAAVVNQTPLAWEQNKRNILEALEAARRQKVSICCFPELCISGYGCEDAFHGPGVPEMSWRVLQEILPATEGMVVSVGMPVPYRNALFNTACMIADGKILGFVAKRFLAGDGIHYEPRWFKPWPAGEVDVLERTDEEGAIRRYPIGDLVFEVGDVRIGFEICEDAWVANRPGMDLALRGVDIICNPSASHFAFAKFAVRQRFVIEGSRAFGVAYLYSNLMGNEAGRIIYDGGGLIAS from the coding sequence TTGAAGCTGATAAAAGTCGCGGCGGCGGTGGTGAACCAGACGCCGCTGGCGTGGGAGCAGAACAAGCGCAACATCCTGGAGGCGCTGGAGGCGGCGCGGCGGCAGAAGGTATCCATCTGCTGCTTTCCCGAGCTGTGCATCTCCGGCTACGGGTGCGAGGACGCGTTCCACGGCCCCGGCGTGCCGGAGATGTCGTGGCGGGTGCTGCAAGAGATTCTGCCCGCGACCGAGGGGATGGTCGTCTCCGTCGGCATGCCGGTGCCGTACCGGAACGCGCTGTTCAACACCGCGTGCATGATCGCGGATGGCAAGATCCTGGGCTTCGTGGCCAAGCGCTTCCTGGCCGGCGACGGCATCCACTACGAGCCGCGCTGGTTCAAGCCGTGGCCGGCGGGCGAGGTCGACGTGCTCGAGCGGACCGACGAGGAGGGCGCGATCCGGCGCTATCCGATCGGGGACCTCGTGTTCGAGGTCGGCGACGTGCGTATCGGGTTCGAGATCTGCGAGGACGCGTGGGTCGCGAACCGGCCGGGCATGGACCTCGCGCTCCGCGGCGTCGACATCATCTGCAATCCGTCGGCGAGCCACTTCGCGTTCGCCAAGTTCGCGGTCCGCCAGCGGTTCGTGATCGAGGGCTCGCGCGCGTTCGGCGTCGCCTACCTGTACTCGAACCTCATGGGCAACGAGGCCGGCCGCATCATCTACGACGGCGGCGGCCTGATCGCCTCCA